In the genome of Anaerolineaceae bacterium oral taxon 439, the window ATAACGGTTTCGGCTTTTTTTACCGGAGCGCTGACGGTTTTAAAGCTGATGGCGGATGGGAGAAATCAGCTGCATGCGATCGAGTTCTGGATGATGGGGGCATACTGCTACGTGACGGCGAACGGTTTTATCCCGGTCGTCCTCTTAGCGCTCGCGTCGCTGATTTCAGTCGGGCTTTTTCGCTGGCGAACGAATCTTTTTTCGCTTCCGGACGAGAGCTCGTCGTCGCTGGGCGCGGCGCTGGCTCTCGAACGGACGCTCCTGATCGGCGCGGCCGTCGTCGGGATATCGGCGGTGACGTCGCTGAGCGGGATTATCGGCTGGGTCGGCCTGATCGTTCCACATCTGGCGCGGATTCTTTTCGGCGCGGACAGCCGTTTCGCGCTTCCGGGGTCGATTCTTCTCGGCGCGCTGATTACGCTGTCTTCCGATACGGCGATCCGGCTTCTCAGCCCACGGGAGATTCCGGTCGGGATCATGACGTCGCTGCTGTGCGTCCTGATCTTCTGTGCCGCGGTTCTGACGCGAAAAATTCGCTTTTAGGAGGCGCTTTTGAAGGGTTCCGGCGAAAGGGGAAAAGAGCTGGTTTTTGAACGGGTGCGGTTCGCGTACGATTGGGGGACGCCGTTCGCGCTGAACGATTTTACCGTCGGTTTCAGCCCCGGCGAGGTCACGGCGCTGCTGGGGCCGAACGGGTCGGGAAAAACGACGATGATGAAGCTGGCGAACCGCCGGCTGGTTCCGGCGTCGGGGCGGGTCCTTTATGGCGGCCGGCCGCTTGCGGAGCTGACGCGGCGGGAGGTCGGCCGGTCGATCGGCTTCGTTCCGCAGTCGGAACGGATCGCGTTCGATTATTCGATCCTGGATTACGTCCTGATGGGCCGCGCGCCCTGGCTTTCGCCGTTAGCCGCGCCGGGCCGTGCCGACGCCGGTATCGCCGCGGAGGCGATTGAGGAAGTCGGGCTGACTTCTCTGATCCGACGGTCGGTCCGGACGCTGAGCGGGGGGCAGGTCCAGCTGGTCCTTCTGGCGCGGGTCCTGGTTCAGTCGACGCAGGTCCTGCTGCTCGACGAGGCGTCGTCGGCGCTCGATTTAGCCAACAAGCGGCGTTTTCTTGATATTATCCGTTCGCTCGCCCGGCGGGGAAAAACGATTCTCCTCTCGACGCACGAGCCGGCGGTCGCCGAGGCGGTCGCCGATCGGATGGTCCTGATGAAAGGCGGGCTGGTTCAGGCGGCTGGCCCGGCGTCCGAGGTCTTTACGGAAGCGAACCTGACGTCGGTTTACGAGACGCCGATCCGGATTTTTTCGGTCGGAGAGCGAAAAGTCGTCTTATGGACCTGACACGGACGAGCCATTGGCGGATGGTGAGCCTGGCGCTGATCGTTTTGGCCCTGGTCCTGGCGTCGCTCTGCCTGGGGCGGTACCCGGAAGCAGGGCTGCGCAACCCGCTGGTTGGCGACGAGATCGAACGGATCGTGTTTTTTAACGTTCGCGCGCCGCGTGTTCTCTTTTCGTTTCTCGTTGGAGCGGCGCTTGGGGTTTCCGGACTGACGCTGCAGACGCTGATGAATAACCCGATGGTTGAGCCGGGGTTCATGGGGATTTCGCAGGGCGCGACTTTCGGGGCGGCGTTCGCGATTTTCGCTCTGCCCGGCGGCGTCCGCGTGGTCCAGCTTTCCGCGATCGCTTTCGCTTTCGCCGCGTTCGCCTTGACGACGGTTTTCGCGGCGCGGATTTCGGGCTTCCACTGGATCCTGCGGCAGGTCTTAGCCGGAATGGCTTCGTCGGCGATCTTCTCGTCCGCTTTGGGGCTGATGAAGTATGCGCTGGATCCGGACGATCGGCTGTTAGTGCTGTATTATTGGATCTTAGGCGGGCTGAAGGGGGTGACCTGGGCGGAGATTGGGCCGCTGATCGCGCCGATCCTGATCGTTCTGACGCTGATGTCGATTTTTCGCTGGCGGCTGAACCTGCTGTCGCTGGATGACGAGACGGCGGCGTCGATGAGCGTTAATCTGCGGTTGGAACGTCCGCTGTACCTTGCCGGGACGGTCATCATCACGGCGCTCTGCATGTCGGTCGCGGGGACGATCGGCTGGGTCGGCCTCGCCGCCGCGCATCTCGCGCGGGCCTTTTTCGGGGCGAACGTCGAACGGAGTTTTCCTGCGGCGGGTCTGATCGGCGCAGGGATGCTGACGGGCTGCGACATGGTCGCGCGGGTCGCGTTTCCGATTGAAATCCCGGTCGGGGTACTGACCGCGGGGTTGGGCGGCGCGCTTTTCCTGACGCTGATCGTTCGGAAAGAGGGCGCGGAACGCTGAACGGATCCCATGTGAAATACCCGGTTACGGCTGTCACGGATTAAAAATTTTTCGAAGCGCTGAAATAATTAATCGATTATCATTTTCTTCGCGCAAACCCCGACGCGTTTCGCGAGCGGGAGAGAGGACGGAAAATGACCCATTTCCCGGAAAGTCGTTCCGATTTGGAACCGATGATGAAGCATGCGATGAAGCTGTATCGGTATCGGATGGACGCCGTCGCGCGTCAGCACGGGCTTTTTTTCGGCCAGGCGCCGATTCTCCATGCGATTGCGAAAAATGAGGGCTGTACTCAGGCCGATATCGCCGGACGGCTGGGCGTCAGCGCGCCGTCGATCGCCGCTTCGGCGAAACGGCTCGAAAAATCCGGGCTGATCCGGAAAGAGACGGATATGAATAACTTACGCAGGAACAAATTGTACCTGACCGAGGATGGCCGGAAAGCGCTGAGCGCGGCGAAGGCGGACATGGAACAGGTCAACGCCGAAATCTTTTCGCGGCTCGATGAAGCGGATCGGGCGGCGCTGCCGCGAATCCTGTCAGTCCTGATCGACGTTCTGACCGACGGTGAGACGATGGTGGATCTGCGGTAAAAGGGGAAAGGAAGCGGGTTGCCGATGAATTTGGGAAAAAGGTTCCATATTGCCCGGATGTTCGGGTATTCGGGCGAATACCGAAAGTACGCGATCCTGACGCCGCTGCTGGTATTGGTCGAATGTTTTTTTGATATTCTGATCCCGTACCTGATGGCGATGATGATCGACGTCGGGATCGTCAGGGGCGACGTGGATTACGTCGTTAGAATCGGGCTGCTGATGATCCTGTTCGCGGTTATTTCGATGATTTTCGGGACGATCGCGGCGCGGACGGCGGTCGTCGGATCGTCCGGCTTCGCGATGAATATCCGGCGGCTGATTTTCGGGAAGATCGAGGATTTCGCGTTCAGGAATACTGAAAGGTTTGGGACGGCATCGCTGATAACGCGGCTGACGACGGATATTTCCTTCGTTCAGCAGATGTACCAGATGGTGACGCGGCTGTTCGTACGCGCACCGGCGATGGCGTTGTTCGCGACGGTTATGGCCGTTCGGATCAATCGAACGTTGTCGTTCGTCTTTTTCATATCTATTCCGCTCCTGCTCTTCGCGATCGTTTTTATGATCCGCAAGGCGCATCCGCGCTTTATCTCGTACCTGGATAAGATGGACAGCATGAACGCGAACGTTCAGGAGAACCTGATCGCGATCCGCGTCGTCAAGGCGTTCGTTCGCGAACGGCACGAGAAAGAGAAATTTGAAATTACGTCGAAGGAAGTCCGCGCGGCTCAGGTTTTAGCGGAAAAGGTGGTGATTTGGGGAATGCCGATGATGATGTTCATGATGAACGCGTCGATCGTAGCGATTCTCTGGTTCGGCGGGAAGCTGATTGTCGGCGGCGGGATGCTTCCCGGAGAGCTTTTCAGCTTCCTGACCTATTCGCAGCAGATCATGATCGCGTTGATGATGATTTCGATGGTTTTCGCGATGTACGTTATTTCGCAGGCGTCGGTCAGGCGGATCCTCGACGTAATCGACGAACCGCTTTCGATGACCGACGAGGCGGGAGACCCGGATCTGAAGGTTCCCGACGGTTCGATCGAGTTCCGGAACGTTAATTTCAGTTATGCCGCGGACGCGGAGAAGTTGACGCTGAAGAATATCAACGTCCGGATCGAGTCGGGCGAGACGATCGGGATTATTGGAGGGACCGGGTCGGGAAAATCGACCTTCGTTCAGCTTATCCCGAGGCTTTACGACGTTTTATCCGGCGAGGTCCTTGTCGGGGGGCATGACGTCCGTTCGTATAAGTTCAGGGAGCTGCGCGATTCGGTCGCGATCGTGCTGCAGAAAAACGTCCTCTTTTCGGGGACGATCGAATCAAACCTGCGTTGGGGCGATCCGGATGCGACCCAGTCGGAGATCGAGCTGGCGGCGAAGACGGCGCAGGCGCATGACTTTATCCTGAGTTTCCCGGAGGGGTACCAGACCGATCTGGGGCAGGGCGGGGTTAATGTCTCCGGCGGCCAGAAACAGCGGATCAGTATCGCGCGGACGCTGCTCAAGAAGCCGAAGATCATCATTCTGGACGATTCGACGAGCGCGATCGACGTGGCGACGGAAGCGAAATT includes:
- a CDS encoding ABC transporter, whose product is MNLGKRFHIARMFGYSGEYRKYAILTPLLVLVECFFDILIPYLMAMMIDVGIVRGDVDYVVRIGLLMILFAVISMIFGTIAARTAVVGSSGFAMNIRRLIFGKIEDFAFRNTERFGTASLITRLTTDISFVQQMYQMVTRLFVRAPAMALFATVMAVRINRTLSFVFFISIPLLLFAIVFMIRKAHPRFISYLDKMDSMNANVQENLIAIRVVKAFVRERHEKEKFEITSKEVRAAQVLAEKVVIWGMPMMMFMMNASIVAILWFGGKLIVGGGMLPGELFSFLTYSQQIMIALMMISMVFAMYVISQASVRRILDVIDEPLSMTDEAGDPDLKVPDGSIEFRNVNFSYAADAEKLTLKNINVRIESGETIGIIGGTGSGKSTFVQLIPRLYDVLSGEVLVGGHDVRSYKFRELRDSVAIVLQKNVLFSGTIESNLRWGDPDATQSEIELAAKTAQAHDFILSFPEGYQTDLGQGGVNVSGGQKQRISIARTLLKKPKIIILDDSTSAIDVATEAKFRRAFRENYADTTNLIIAQRVSSVMNADRILVIDEGKIVAFGKHAELMESCAIYRETYESQQKGVVGE